One Streptomyces sp. P9-A2 DNA window includes the following coding sequences:
- a CDS encoding ammonium transporter, with the protein MAPVITLAAEAPTLSAANTGFMLICSALVMLMTPGLAFFYGGMVRVKSTLNMLMMSFISLGIVTILWVLYGFSMAFGTDSGGVVGWNFDWVGLSDIGLTELWDGTTIPLFVFLVFQMMFAVLTPALISGALADRVKFTAWGLFVALWATVVYFPVAHWVWGSGGWAFELGVIDFAGGTAVHINAGAAALGVILVIGKRIGFKKDPMRPHSLPLVMLGAALLWFGWFGFNAGSWLGNDDGVGALMFVNTQIAAAAAVLGWLAYEKIRHGAFTTLGAASGAVAGLVAITPAGGAVTPLGAIAVGAVSGVLCAMAVGLKYRFGYDDSLDVVGVHLVGGVIGSLLVGLFASGKGQSDVEGLFYGGGLDQFWKQCAGVFGVLAYSLVVSAILAFLLDRTIGMRVSEDDEVAGIDRAEHAETAYDFSGAGGGAAHGTATAPADRAESKKVDA; encoded by the coding sequence ATGGCACCTGTCATCACCCTTGCCGCAGAAGCGCCCACGCTCTCTGCCGCCAATACAGGGTTCATGCTCATCTGTTCCGCTCTGGTGATGCTCATGACGCCGGGCCTGGCCTTCTTCTACGGAGGCATGGTCCGGGTCAAGAGCACCCTGAACATGCTGATGATGAGTTTCATCAGCCTGGGAATCGTCACCATCCTGTGGGTGCTGTACGGCTTCTCCATGGCGTTCGGCACCGACTCCGGCGGCGTCGTCGGCTGGAACTTTGACTGGGTCGGCCTCAGCGACATCGGCCTGACCGAACTGTGGGACGGCACCACCATCCCGCTCTTCGTCTTCCTGGTCTTCCAGATGATGTTCGCCGTCCTGACGCCCGCCCTGATCAGCGGCGCGCTCGCGGACCGCGTGAAGTTCACCGCGTGGGGGCTGTTCGTCGCGCTGTGGGCCACCGTCGTCTACTTCCCGGTCGCGCACTGGGTCTGGGGCTCCGGCGGCTGGGCCTTCGAGCTGGGCGTCATCGACTTCGCCGGCGGTACGGCCGTCCACATCAACGCGGGTGCCGCCGCCCTCGGCGTCATCCTGGTGATCGGCAAGCGGATCGGCTTCAAGAAGGACCCGATGCGCCCGCACAGCCTGCCGCTGGTCATGCTCGGCGCGGCCCTGCTGTGGTTCGGCTGGTTCGGCTTCAACGCCGGTTCCTGGCTCGGCAACGACGACGGCGTCGGCGCGCTGATGTTCGTCAACACCCAGATCGCCGCCGCCGCCGCCGTCCTCGGCTGGCTCGCCTACGAGAAGATCCGCCACGGCGCGTTCACCACGCTCGGCGCCGCCTCCGGCGCGGTCGCGGGCCTGGTCGCCATCACCCCGGCCGGCGGCGCGGTCACCCCGCTCGGCGCGATCGCCGTCGGCGCCGTCTCCGGTGTGCTGTGCGCCATGGCCGTCGGCCTGAAGTACAGGTTCGGCTACGACGACTCCCTGGACGTCGTCGGCGTCCACCTCGTCGGCGGCGTCATCGGCTCCCTCCTCGTCGGCCTCTTCGCCAGCGGCAAGGGCCAGTCCGACGTCGAGGGCCTCTTCTACGGCGGCGGCCTCGACCAGTTCTGGAAGCAGTGCGCCGGCGTCTTCGGTGTCCTCGCCTACTCCCTGGTCGTCTCCGCGATCCTCGCCTTCCTCCTCGACAGGACGATCGGTATGCGAGTCTCCGAGGACGACGAGGTGGCCGGCATCGACCGGGCCGAGCACGCCGAGACCGCATACGACTTCAGCGGTGCCGGTGGCGGCGCCGCCCACGGCACCGCCACGGCGCCCGCAGACCGGGCCGAGAGCAAGAAGGTGGACGCATGA
- a CDS encoding P-II family nitrogen regulator has product MKLITAVVKPHRLDEIKEALQAFGVHGLTVTEASGYGRQRGHTEVYRGAEYTVDLVPKIRIEVLAEDEDAEQLIDVVVKAARTGKIGDGKVWSIPVDTAVRVRTGERGPEAL; this is encoded by the coding sequence ATGAAGCTCATCACCGCCGTCGTCAAGCCGCACCGGCTCGACGAGATCAAGGAGGCCCTGCAGGCTTTCGGGGTACACGGCCTGACGGTCACCGAGGCCAGCGGCTACGGCCGCCAGCGCGGCCACACCGAGGTCTACCGCGGTGCCGAGTACACCGTCGACCTGGTCCCCAAGATCCGCATCGAGGTGCTGGCCGAGGACGAGGACGCCGAGCAGCTGATCGACGTCGTCGTCAAGGCGGCCCGTACCGGCAAGATCGGTGACGGCAAGGTCTGGTCGATCCCGGTCGACACGGCCGTACGGGTCCGGACCGGCGAGCGCGGCCCGGAAGCGCTCTGA
- a CDS encoding bifunctional DNA primase/polymerase: protein MGFTIGISRGIRDIRSGSRRRGRGPGGTAVAEYTGLWGWDVVPGARSAAGTCSCGRAGCRAPGAHPLDFAPEIPAGSPLDDVSEIWAEYPGAAMMLPVGRAFDVIEVAEPAGCRALARLERMGLPVGPVAATPDGRAQFFVAPGAAAALPELLYRMGWDDPAALDLHGLGPGTYITAPSSDRGGRGPVRWLRSPALDSAPRPPEARLVLGTLAYVVHRSQT, encoded by the coding sequence ATGGGCTTCACGATCGGTATCAGCCGGGGCATCCGTGACATCCGGTCCGGCTCGCGCCGCCGGGGCCGCGGGCCGGGGGGCACCGCCGTGGCGGAGTACACGGGGCTGTGGGGCTGGGACGTGGTGCCGGGCGCCCGCTCCGCCGCCGGCACCTGCTCCTGCGGCCGGGCGGGATGCCGGGCACCGGGTGCGCATCCGCTGGATTTCGCGCCGGAGATCCCCGCGGGGTCCCCGCTGGACGACGTGTCGGAGATCTGGGCCGAGTATCCGGGCGCCGCGATGATGTTGCCGGTCGGGCGGGCGTTCGACGTGATCGAGGTGGCCGAGCCCGCCGGGTGCCGCGCGCTGGCCCGACTCGAGCGCATGGGCCTGCCCGTCGGCCCCGTCGCCGCCACCCCTGACGGCCGCGCCCAGTTCTTCGTCGCCCCCGGGGCCGCCGCCGCGCTGCCCGAGCTGCTCTACCGCATGGGCTGGGACGATCCGGCCGCCCTCGACCTGCACGGCCTCGGCCCCGGTACGTACATCACGGCTCCGTCGTCCGACCGGGGCGGCCGCGGTCCGGTGCGCTGGCTGCGCTCCCCCGCCCTCGACTCGGCGCCCCGGCCGCCGGAGGCCCGCCTGGTGCTGGGCACGCTGGCGTATGTGGTCCACCGGTCGCAGACGTAG
- the ftsY gene encoding signal recognition particle-docking protein FtsY, with translation MDIVILAVVIAVVVVGALGGLIVGSRRKKQLPPPPPTAPDITAPPAEPHVGDEAETPREEPRRTVEEVDFPDGSTPVVVEEAPTEAPAIEIPEPTAGRLVRLRARLSRSQNVLGKGLLTLLSREHLDEDTWEEIEDTLLISDIGVQPTQELVERLRERVRVLGTRTPTELRGLLREELIALVDPSMDRTVRTENETGGPGIVMVVGVNGTGKTTTTGKLARVLVADGNTVVLGAADTFRAAAADQLETWGERVGAHTVRGPEGGDPASVAFDAVKEGKEMAANVVLIDTAGRLHTKTGLMDELGKVKRVVEKHAPLDEVLLVLDATTGQNGLVQARVFAEVVNITGIVLTKLDGTAKGGIVVAVQRELGVPVKLIGLGEGADDLAPFEPDAFVDALIGE, from the coding sequence ATGGACATCGTCATCCTTGCTGTAGTCATCGCCGTGGTCGTGGTCGGCGCGCTCGGCGGGCTCATCGTCGGCAGCCGCCGCAAGAAGCAGCTGCCCCCGCCGCCGCCCACCGCCCCCGACATCACCGCCCCCCCGGCCGAGCCGCACGTCGGCGACGAGGCCGAGACGCCGCGGGAGGAACCGCGGCGCACCGTAGAGGAGGTTGATTTTCCGGACGGCTCCACCCCGGTCGTCGTCGAGGAAGCGCCCACCGAGGCGCCCGCGATCGAGATCCCGGAGCCCACCGCCGGCCGGCTCGTCCGGCTGCGAGCCCGTCTCTCCCGCTCGCAGAACGTGCTCGGCAAGGGCCTGCTCACGCTGCTGTCCCGCGAGCACCTCGACGAGGACACCTGGGAGGAGATCGAGGACACGCTGCTCATCTCCGACATCGGCGTGCAGCCCACCCAGGAGCTGGTCGAGCGGCTGCGTGAGCGCGTGAGGGTGCTCGGCACACGTACCCCCACGGAGCTGCGCGGACTGCTCCGCGAGGAACTGATCGCCCTGGTCGACCCCAGCATGGACCGCACCGTGCGCACCGAGAACGAGACCGGCGGTCCGGGCATCGTGATGGTCGTCGGGGTCAACGGCACCGGCAAGACCACCACCACCGGCAAGCTCGCCCGAGTACTGGTCGCGGACGGCAACACCGTCGTCCTCGGCGCTGCGGACACCTTCCGCGCCGCCGCCGCCGACCAGCTCGAGACCTGGGGCGAGCGGGTCGGCGCCCACACCGTGCGCGGTCCGGAGGGCGGCGACCCGGCCTCCGTCGCGTTCGACGCGGTCAAGGAGGGCAAGGAGATGGCCGCGAACGTCGTGCTCATCGACACCGCCGGCCGGCTGCACACCAAGACCGGCCTCATGGACGAGCTGGGCAAGGTCAAGCGGGTCGTCGAGAAGCACGCGCCGCTGGACGAGGTGCTGCTCGTGCTCGACGCCACCACCGGCCAGAACGGCCTGGTCCAGGCCCGGGTCTTCGCCGAGGTCGTCAACATCACCGGCATCGTGCTCACCAAGCTCGACGGTACGGCCAAGGGCGGCATCGTGGTCGCCGTCCAGCGCGAACTGGGCGTCCCGGTCAAACTGATCGGTCTCGGTGAGGGCGCGGACGACCTGGCGCCGTTCGAGCCGGACGCGTTCGTGGACGCGCTCATCGGGGAGTGA
- the nsdA gene encoding transcriptional repressor NsdA, whose protein sequence is MSGNGGGGTNAASARKRPNELLASWFIRSGWSKGELARQVNRRARRLGAGHISTDTSRVRRWLDGENPREPIPRILSELFSERFGVVVSVEDLGLRTTRPSPSATGVDLPWTGPQTVALLSEFSRSDLMLARRGFLGSSLALSAGPSLIEPMQRWLVPSPSAAQPRPEPEPASAGRARGRLSQPELDLLETTTVMFRQWDAQCGGGLRRKAVVGQLHEVTDLLQDPQPDPVRRRLFKVAAELAELAGWMSYDVGLQPTAQKYHVLALHAAKEAGDRPLGSYILSNLSRQMIHLGRPEDALELIHLAQYGSRDCASPRTQSMLYAMEARAYANMGQPGRCKRAVRMAEDTFAEADEWDEPDPDWIRFFSEAELYGENSHSFRDLAYVAGRSPTYASLAEPLMRRAVELFAAEAGRHQRSYALNLIGMATVHLLQREPEQGAVLATDAIKAAKKVRSERVNTRIRKTVDTAVRDFGDRAEVVDLTERLAIELPETAEAV, encoded by the coding sequence GTGAGCGGCAACGGCGGTGGCGGGACGAACGCTGCGAGTGCGCGGAAGCGTCCGAACGAGCTGCTCGCCTCGTGGTTCATCCGCAGCGGCTGGTCCAAGGGCGAGCTCGCCCGTCAGGTCAACCGCCGGGCCCGTCGGCTGGGCGCCGGCCACATCTCCACCGACACTTCGCGTGTGCGCCGTTGGCTGGACGGCGAGAATCCGCGCGAGCCCATCCCCCGGATCCTCTCCGAGCTGTTCTCCGAACGCTTCGGCGTCGTCGTGTCCGTCGAGGACCTGGGCCTGCGCACCACCCGGCCCTCGCCCTCCGCGACCGGCGTCGACCTGCCCTGGACGGGCCCGCAGACCGTGGCCCTGCTCAGCGAGTTCTCGCGCAGCGACCTGATGCTCGCCCGGCGCGGCTTCCTCGGGAGCTCGCTGGCCCTCTCCGCGGGCCCGTCCCTCATCGAGCCCATGCAGCGCTGGCTCGTCCCCTCCCCGTCCGCGGCGCAGCCCCGCCCGGAGCCCGAACCGGCCTCGGCCGGCCGCGCGCGCGGCCGGCTGTCCCAGCCGGAGCTGGACCTGCTGGAGACCACCACCGTGATGTTCCGGCAGTGGGACGCCCAGTGCGGCGGCGGCCTGCGCCGCAAGGCGGTCGTCGGGCAGCTGCACGAAGTGACGGACCTGCTCCAGGACCCCCAGCCCGACCCGGTCCGGCGGCGCCTGTTCAAGGTCGCCGCCGAGCTCGCCGAACTGGCCGGCTGGATGTCGTACGACGTCGGGCTGCAGCCCACCGCGCAGAAGTACCACGTCCTCGCCCTGCACGCGGCGAAGGAGGCCGGGGACCGGCCGCTCGGCTCGTACATCCTGTCGAATCTGAGCCGGCAGATGATCCACCTCGGCCGGCCCGAGGACGCCCTGGAGCTCATCCATCTCGCGCAGTACGGCAGCCGTGACTGCGCGAGCCCCCGCACCCAGTCGATGCTGTATGCGATGGAGGCCCGCGCCTACGCCAACATGGGCCAGCCCGGCCGGTGCAAGCGCGCGGTCAGGATGGCCGAGGACACCTTCGCCGAGGCCGACGAGTGGGACGAGCCGGACCCCGACTGGATCCGCTTCTTCTCCGAGGCCGAGCTGTACGGCGAGAACTCCCACTCCTTCCGCGACCTCGCTTACGTGGCGGGCCGCAGTCCCACCTACGCCTCGCTCGCCGAGCCGCTGATGCGGCGGGCCGTCGAGCTGTTCGCCGCGGAGGCGGGACGGCACCAGCGGTCGTACGCCCTCAACCTGATCGGCATGGCCACCGTGCATCTGCTCCAGCGCGAACCCGAGCAGGGAGCGGTTCTCGCCACCGACGCCATCAAGGCGGCCAAGAAGGTCCGCTCCGAGCGCGTCAACACTCGTATCCGAAAGACGGTCGACACGGCCGTCCGCGACTTCGGCGACCGGGCCGAGGTCGTCGACCTCACCGAGCGGCTCGCCATCGAACTGCCGGAGACCGCCGAAGCGGTCTGA